The following DNA comes from Methanomassiliicoccales archaeon.
GCTGGATACAGGGTTGAAAAATGATCGAGGCGGTACTGGAAGTGAACATCCCCGACGGGTGGGTGCACGACATTTCTGTCAATTTCGATGTCCCAGTCCGCATTTTGGATTGTATCCCTTTCGGAGACAAGGGGGCCCGTTCCTTCGTCGAACTGGAATGTGACGACCCCGAGATGCAGCAGATCATCTCCCGCGCCATCGAGAAACATCCAGACGTGTGCAAGTGGGAATCATCTGTCACCGATGAAGGTCGCATGCGGGGCATCGCCCTCTTGACCAAGTGCCGCGCCTGCAAGGCCATCATGCGTTCGGATTGTTATCTTCGCAGTGCCAAGACCAAAGGCGGTGGCCTAGTGGAATGGAGGGTCATCGCCGCCAGGGAAAGCGCCCTGGCTCAGATGATCGCGGAACTGAAGCAGGCAGGATGCTCCATCAAGCTTCTGTCAAAAAAGAACTTGGACGATACCAACTTCGTCACCAAACGTCAGGAGATGGCCATCCTTGACGCGTTGGAGAAAGGATATTATGATTATCCCCGCAGAGTAGGGCTCCAGGACCTGGCAAAGAGCTTTGGGGTCACAGCCTCCACCATGGGCGAGATACTGCAAAGAGGGGAAAAGAACATCATCCGGGAGTTCTTCCGGACCAAGATGTGAGGTTGAAAATATGGAAGATTCTGATAAGATCGAAGTCAAGACCATGGATGATAAGGATTACCGTTTGAAGAAGTCCCTGGCCCGAATAAAGCACAAGATCATCGTCATGTCAGGCAAGGGGGGAGTGGGGAAGAGCACCGTCTCGGTGAACCTCGCCATCTCTCTGGCCATAAGAGGTTACGAGGTCGGTATATTGGATGCCGACATTCACGGTCCGAACATCCCCAAGATGCTGAACATCGAGAACGAGTCGGTCATGTCCGATGAGGAAGGGCTGATCCCCGTACTTGTGCCGCCACGCATAAAGGTCATGTCCATGGCCTTCCTGCTTCAGGACCCGGACACCCCAGTGGTGTGGCGTGGACCGATCAAGATGGGCGCCCTGCGCCAGTTCGTTGCCGAGGTGCGATGGGGTGATCTGGACTTCCTGATCGTGGACCTGCCTCCGGGAACGGGCGACGAGCCATTGACCATCGCGCAGCTCATCGATGATGCCGACGGCGCCATCATAGTCACTACACCGCAGGACGTAGCGCTGCTTGATTCGCGCAAGAGCGTCACCTTCGCCCAGGCACTGAAATTACCGGTGCTGGGGATCGTGGAGAACATGAGCGGACTGATCTGTCCCCACTGTCACAACACCATCGACCTGTTCAAGAAGGGCGGCGGGGAAAGGGCCGCCGAGCAGATGGGCGTCCCCTTCCTGGGAAGGGTGCCTCTGGACCCGGAAGTGGTTCTGGGCGGGGACGATGGCATGCCTATCGTGGTCAAGGATAAGGATAACCCTGCCTCCATAGCGTTCGGAGAGATGGTGGACCGCATATTGACCAAGGTCAACAAGGGAGAATGAGATGGTCCGCCTCTGCGTCACCGCCGAGGGGCCTACCCTCGATGATCTGGTAGAGGAGGACTTCGGCCACGCCAAGTACCTGTTGATCGTGGACCCGGACACCTGGGCGGTCGAGGTGAACGACAATCCCAAGAAGTACACCGACGTCGGGCATGGCATCATGACCGCGGAGAACGTGGGCAAGCTGAAGCCCGACGCGGTCCTCACCGGTTTCGCTGGGGACCATGGCCGACGCAAGATGGAGGCCCTGGGGATCAAGCTGATCATGGATGAAGAGGGGACGGTACGCGACGCCGTGAACGGTTATATCCGCCGGCACATGCAGAAGTGACCGAAACCCCTTTGTTCCTTTGATCTCCATCGGAATTCATGGTGATGAACGGAATCGCCTCAAAACGGTGATCGCCGATTTTTTTCATCTAATTAATTCGTAATTATACGAAGTAATTACCTTCCTCGTTCCATCTGGTAATCGATGAATGACGAGTTAATAAAGAGCAAACGAATCGACAATACAGGAAGTGTGTCTTCCCTGAATAACGATTGTTGATGATTATCGTAATAATTCTGCAATTTCAGTAGATAATCTGCTTAGGATATGAGAATATCGTAGTTATTTCAAATAGATTTAAGTATTAATCTCGAAGTAACTTCCTTTATGGATGTCAGATCCCATCCATGCGAAAGCAATAAGCGGCACTGCTCCGCCGGTGCCGGCCCTGATCGGCTAGAGAAAGGGGTTGCCTGGGTGGACCTTCTGGACGACCGTGACGCATGGTGCGCGCTACGGAACGACGGAAGGATTTGTGAACGCGTGGTCCGGAAGCGGATCAAAAACATGAGGGGGGGAGTCGAATAAGCTCCCCGGTCACAATTAACGGACGATCCCTCACGATATGGGCAAATTTAGATCTCGAGAGGGCAACCTCTTGGATGGACCCAGGAGGTGCCGAGTGATGCTGGATAAGATCCTGAACCGCAATAACGGACGAACCAACGGTCAAGAGAACATAATTCTGCTAGCCACCGACGGCTCTAAACCGGCCCTCACCGCCACCAAGAAGGCGGTGGAGCTGGCGAAAGCTACTCGAGCCACTCTTCACGTGGTGTGCGTTAATGAAGATTCGATGAGCTCACCACTGGAAAGAATGGGCGATGATGTGGCTGAGGAGAAGTTGATCGGCATACACTCCAAGGGAGGAGAGGTGGCCATGGAATGGGCTGCCTTGAATTCCGTACCGGCGGTCATAAAGACATACGCGGGAGGACCGGTAGTAGGTGCTATCCTAGACTACGCCAAGCAGATCAAACCATCGTTCATTGTGCTAGGTTCGTCCGGCCGCAGTGGTTGGGAGAGGATCACCCTTGGATCGGTCGCCGAGGGCGTGATGAAGCACTCCCCATACCCGGTGATCATGACCAAAGGGTACAATGACGCGTATATAACCGACATCCTGCAGATCGCACTGGCTAAGCTCATTCCAGAGGAACGGGAGGAAGCCCCGCTGGAGATGGTGGACATAGCGGACCTGCACATAGGACGTAAGCTGGGACTGGCGGTAGGTACCCTGATGGCCTTCCTCGTTCCCTACTTCGGCCTGGGGTTCCTGAACTCCATTGCCCCGGACATCGCTACGGCCAAGGTCTTCGGCGATGCCAATGTGACCGTGGTGTGGGTACTGCTGCTCTTCCCCATCGGATGGATAACCGCCATCATGTTCCACCGCATGGCCAGCAGAATGGAGGGATTTGAATGAGCAGCATAATCGCCATGGTGTTCGTGGTCGGCCTCATAGCGATCTCTCTGGGAGTGGCCGTATACACTAGGCGTTCGGCCAGAACATCCTCGGAGTTCTATGTGGCCGGTCAGAACATCAGCTGGCTTCAGAACGCGCTGGCGCTCACGGGAGACTATCTGAGCGCCGCATCATTCCTGGGTGTGGCCGGCGCCATCGCGGTCTTCGGTATCGACAAGACCTGGGACGGTCTGGGATATTTCGGCGGGTACATAGTGCTGCTCGCTCTGCTGGCAGTGCCCCTGCGGAAGGTGGGTAAGTTCACCACATCCGAGATACTTACCACCCGATTCACGGGCAGCAAGTCCCTGCGTTTCGGAGGTATGCTAGGTGCCGTGGTCATATCCACCTTCTATGTGGTGCCGCAGATCGTGGGCGCGGGAGCCCTGCTGCAGCTGCTGATGGGGTGGAACTACACCTTCTCCGTACTGGTCATAGGAGTGCTGGTGATAGCTTATGTTACCACCGGAGGCATGCGTGCTACCACCTACAACCAGATCATCCAAGGGCTGATACTGTGGGCAGCGATGTTCATCATTCTCATCCTGATGCTGGGAATGACGTTCCACTTCGACCCCGGGGAGGTGTTCACTCAGGCGGACAAAATGATCCCCCCCAAGCTGGCCTCCGGGCTGCTGGCTAACGACCCCACCGTGCCTGACTTCAGTACGTTGACCGCTGAGGAGGCCATAAACTTCGTCAGTGGCAAGTTAACTGGACAGAACACCGCGCTGACTCCTGGTACTTTCGCCCCCAATTGGATGAATACCATAGCCTTAGCGGCCGGACTGGTGTTCGGTACGGCAGGTCTGCCCCATGTACTGACCAGGTACTACACCGTAAGGAAGCCGAAGGACGCCCGCACCAGCACCATCGGGGTGCTGCTGATGATCGGTACCTTCTACATCATGACGGTGTTCGTAGGGTTCGGGGCCATGTATGTACTGTACCCGGACCTCATGGGCTTCTTCATGAACGGACAATCGTCCATAGCCGTGAACATGGCGGTACCGCTGCTTGGTGAACAAACAGGTGGCCAGGTCTTGCTGGGTGTGGCCATAGGCGGAGCCTTCTGTGCCATCCTGAGCACCGTGGCCGGACTGCTGATCACCATAGGGACGACCGTGAGCCACGACTTCTATAAAGAGGTCATCAACAGGAACGCCTCCGATCGCCGCGAAGTGATGGTAGCCAAGCTGTCCATCGTGCTCATGGGTGTAATGGGAGTGGGGATCGGACTGGGAATGGCCAACCAGAACGTGTCCTACCTCGTGACCCTGGCCTTCGGTATGGCGGCCAGTATCTTCTTCCCGGTGCTCTTCATGAGCATCTGGTGGAGGAGGTACACTCGGCAGGGGGCCCTAGCGACCATGATCGCCGGGCTGGTGGTGTCGGTGGTGTTCGTCATCGCCACGCTGACCGGAACGACGAACGTCCTGGGACTGCCGGTGCTTATCAACCCGGCGCTCTACAGCCTGCCGGCGGCCATCATCGCCGGTGTGATCGTGAGCTACCTCACCGATGACGTGGGGGACGTGGACAACTTCATGCGGAAGGCCCACGGGAAGACCGAGTAAACCCTTTTCCAAAATCTTTCTTTTTTTTACCACGATTTTTTACCACGACGATCGCTCTTTAGTTCATGGGCGTTAAGGTGGAGCTTAATAAAGAGTTCAAGGTCGACCCTGTTCTGAAATCATATTTCCTGGCTTTCGTGCTCATGCTTCTGGCGCTGTTCATTTTGCCTTGGTGGTTACCGTTGATGACCCTGACCACCTGGGCGGAGGGCGGACAGGGCGCGACCCTTTCGACACTGGTCATCCTGGTGATATTTCTGGTCCCGGCGATCGTCTGGACCCCCCTATACCATAGAAGCTTGGTCTACGGTCTGACCGATGATGAGGTGATCTGGTCAAGGGGAGTGCTGTTTCGGAAGACCAGCATCGTGCCCTATACCAAGATAACCAACGTGGACATTCATCAGGGTCCGTTGATGCGCCGTTTCGGCATATACGGTCTGAACGTGCAGACCGCCGGTTATTCCGTACAGCAGGCCGGAAGGTCCGAAATATCCATAATTGGGGTGAAGGACCATGATCGACTGAGGAACTTGATCATGGAGAACGTTAGGAGGTCAAAGAGAGGAACGCCTCACGCCCGACCCCTGGGAACAGAGGAGCTGATGCTGGAAGAATTGAAAAAGATAAGGGGGTTGTTGGAGCGAATGGACTAGAGATCCAGCCCCTCGTCCCACTTCTTGGGCGGCTTGATGTCCAGCCAGGGCATCTCCAGACGCTTCGGTGCGATCGGGGCGCTCATGTCCACCGGGTTCGGTCCCAGTTCCTTCACCTTCCCCACGTAGCTGTTGACCGCCTCGACATATCCTTCCACCTCCTCCGAATCGACGTAGTCGATGTGGAAGCGGTCGGGATGGAAGCCCATCTGGTCAAGGTAGGTGTGCAGCAGGGTCATCCTCTTTCTGGTCCTCAGATTGCCTATCTCGTAATGGCAACGACCGGGGTGACCGGCCAGTACCAGTACGCCGTCGGCTCCTTTGGATAGCGCCTTCAATACCCACTCTGGATCGACACGGGCGGAGCACATCGTACGGATGACCACGAAATGAGGGTCCATGGCCATGCGCTTCATTCCGGCGGTGTCCGCAGCCGTGTAGGAGCACCAATGGCAGGAGAAGACCACTATCTTCGGGAATTCCATCTTGGTGTTCTTCAGGAACGTCTCGATCTGGGATACGATCTGTATGTTGGAGAAGCATGTCTGGTCCATGGCGGCCGTTGGACAGGCGGCTACGCAGGCACCGCAGCCTTCACAGGCGTTGATGTTGACATTGGCCTTGAGGGAGTTGCCGAAGTCCTTGTCCGGAACGACCTTGATGGCGTTGAAGTTGCACACAGACTCGCATATCCTGCAGCCAGTGCAGCGGAACTTGTTGACCTGGGAGACGTTGGACTTATCCACATTGGACTGCATCAGCAGGCGATCGTGGGACATGCGCAGCATGTCTTCGGCCTTGACCGTGGCGGCGGTACGATCGTTGAAATGGACCCAGGCGCACTGCTCGCGTATGTTGCACATCTCCATCATGCAACCTTTGCCATCGGCGGACTCTATCACCTGCTGGAACTCCTTTAGGTAGAGCTTAGGGGAGCATGCAGCTATCAATACCCGGTCCAGTTTGTGCTGTTTGACCTCCTCGGCGATCGACCTTCTGGTCTCGGGAGCGCAGGCGAAGTCGACCGTGGCCGTATGGACCACATTCTCCAACTGGGATGCCGTTTCGTGGAGCATCTTGGTGTCCAGGCTATTGTCGATGTTCCCGCCGCAACGGCATATGTACACACCCATTCTCTGTGAACCCTTGACCATTTTTTAATCCTCCGAAACATGTTTGATAGATGTACAAAAGTTAAGGTCCATTATTATTAAGATTTCCCTGAAAGTACCAGAAAGAAGAAGGTTTCGGGGCCGTGCCCGATTCAATATTGTTCGGAGCGGCGTTGGAAGAAGGAGCGGGGGTGTTCACAGGAAGGGCACTTCTCCGGAGGTTCCGTTCCGATATGCTCGTAACCGCACTCCCGGCATATCCAACTGACCTTGGCCTCTTTCTTGAACACGGTTCCGGCCTCTACCTGTGCCAATAGTGCCTGGTATCGCTCCTCGTGATGCTTCTCGGCGTGACCGATGGCCCGGAGGCGGGCGGCAACGTCCTTGTAGCCCTCTTCATCAGCGACATCGGCGAACTCCGGGTACATGGAAGACGTTTCGTAATGCTCACCGGCTATGGCGGCCTTAAGGTTCACAGCAGTGCTGCCGTGCTCGGCCGGGAACTCCGCCCCCACGTGCAGGGCGGGGAAGTCCAAACATTCCTTGGCCCTAATGGACTGGACCATCTTCCAAAGGCTGCTGGCATGGGACCGCTCCTGCTCGGCGGTCTCCAGGAAGGTCCCGGATATCTGCTCGTAGCCCTCGGCCCTGGCGGCCTTGGCGTAGATGGTATAACGGTTGCGTGCTTGACTCTCGCCAATGAAGGCCTTGGCCAGATTCTCAATTGTCTTCTTCATGAGGATCGCTCTGAATTGTATTGGATAACCGGGGATATTAGAATTACGGCCCGACCCGATCCGCTTAAAATAGCCTAGTAGGTCGACCGTGGACAGGAAACGTTCAATTGCATGAAGATATATGATAGAGGGAAAATCGGTCTGCGTATCAGATACAAGACCGTTCGTTAAGGTGTTCAGATGTCCGCAAATGAGAATTTCGACGAATTAGATGTGCCGGAGCAGGCGCTCTATATCATCGACAACTATGCCGACATCTTCCTGGACAATCTCGGGCTGGGATTGAACAGGCGGCGCATTCTAGGCATCATGTACGAGTCGCGCAAGCGCCTGATGCGGGAACGGCGCTTCGCCGAGCTGGTGAAGGTGCTGAGCTTCCTTCAAGACACCTTCAAGCAGGATCTCGAAGTGGAGATAGGGGTGTTCGAATTCCTGCGCAACATGGGACCAGTGGAGGTCGAGAGGACCGTGGCCCTCAAGGCGGAGCAGCACTTCCAATTGGGGAACTATAGAATGGCCCTTGTCTATTATCAGATGATGGAGGACGAGACCGGAGAGGGTCCGATGTCCGAAAGGGTCCAGGAATGTCTGGGACATATTGATAGTGGTTGAGTTTTCCGTCCGTGATGAATTAGGATCAGAGGTCCAGCCTGGAGTTCTCCCCGATGACGAAGCGCATCCCCTTCGGGAGACGCCCCTGGTTGGACAAGATGGTGCAGCCTCCGCCGATGAGACTTTCAACGACCTTTCGTCCACAGTCGATCAAACAGTCACCGATGATGATGGAAGACTCTATCTCCCCGCTAAGCAACCTGGTGCCGTCACCGATGGCCGTGTAGGGACCTACGTAGGTATTGGGACCGATCTCACAGTTCTTGCCGATGATGACCGGCCCTCGGACCACCGCTCCCTGACGGACGATGGACCCTTCCCCGATCGATACCCGACCGACTATGGTCACCCCTTCTTCTACGGTACCGGAGATCTCGCCCTCAAGGTCCTCC
Coding sequences within:
- a CDS encoding helix-turn-helix domain-containing protein, coding for MIEAVLEVNIPDGWVHDISVNFDVPVRILDCIPFGDKGARSFVELECDDPEMQQIISRAIEKHPDVCKWESSVTDEGRMRGIALLTKCRACKAIMRSDCYLRSAKTKGGGLVEWRVIAARESALAQMIAELKQAGCSIKLLSKKNLDDTNFVTKRQEMAILDALEKGYYDYPRRVGLQDLAKSFGVTASTMGEILQRGEKNIIREFFRTKM
- a CDS encoding Mrp/NBP35 family ATP-binding protein — encoded protein: MEDSDKIEVKTMDDKDYRLKKSLARIKHKIIVMSGKGGVGKSTVSVNLAISLAIRGYEVGILDADIHGPNIPKMLNIENESVMSDEEGLIPVLVPPRIKVMSMAFLLQDPDTPVVWRGPIKMGALRQFVAEVRWGDLDFLIVDLPPGTGDEPLTIAQLIDDADGAIIVTTPQDVALLDSRKSVTFAQALKLPVLGIVENMSGLICPHCHNTIDLFKKGGGERAAEQMGVPFLGRVPLDPEVVLGGDDGMPIVVKDKDNPASIAFGEMVDRILTKVNKGE
- a CDS encoding NifB/NifX family molybdenum-iron cluster-binding protein; this encodes MVRLCVTAEGPTLDDLVEEDFGHAKYLLIVDPDTWAVEVNDNPKKYTDVGHGIMTAENVGKLKPDAVLTGFAGDHGRRKMEALGIKLIMDEEGTVRDAVNGYIRRHMQK
- a CDS encoding universal stress protein, translated to MLDKILNRNNGRTNGQENIILLATDGSKPALTATKKAVELAKATRATLHVVCVNEDSMSSPLERMGDDVAEEKLIGIHSKGGEVAMEWAALNSVPAVIKTYAGGPVVGAILDYAKQIKPSFIVLGSSGRSGWERITLGSVAEGVMKHSPYPVIMTKGYNDAYITDILQIALAKLIPEEREEAPLEMVDIADLHIGRKLGLAVGTLMAFLVPYFGLGFLNSIAPDIATAKVFGDANVTVVWVLLLFPIGWITAIMFHRMASRMEGFE
- a CDS encoding cation acetate symporter, whose protein sequence is MSSIIAMVFVVGLIAISLGVAVYTRRSARTSSEFYVAGQNISWLQNALALTGDYLSAASFLGVAGAIAVFGIDKTWDGLGYFGGYIVLLALLAVPLRKVGKFTTSEILTTRFTGSKSLRFGGMLGAVVISTFYVVPQIVGAGALLQLLMGWNYTFSVLVIGVLVIAYVTTGGMRATTYNQIIQGLILWAAMFIILILMLGMTFHFDPGEVFTQADKMIPPKLASGLLANDPTVPDFSTLTAEEAINFVSGKLTGQNTALTPGTFAPNWMNTIALAAGLVFGTAGLPHVLTRYYTVRKPKDARTSTIGVLLMIGTFYIMTVFVGFGAMYVLYPDLMGFFMNGQSSIAVNMAVPLLGEQTGGQVLLGVAIGGAFCAILSTVAGLLITIGTTVSHDFYKEVINRNASDRREVMVAKLSIVLMGVMGVGIGLGMANQNVSYLVTLAFGMAASIFFPVLFMSIWWRRYTRQGALATMIAGLVVSVVFVIATLTGTTNVLGLPVLINPALYSLPAAIIAGVIVSYLTDDVGDVDNFMRKAHGKTE
- a CDS encoding PH domain-containing protein; the protein is MGVKVELNKEFKVDPVLKSYFLAFVLMLLALFILPWWLPLMTLTTWAEGGQGATLSTLVILVIFLVPAIVWTPLYHRSLVYGLTDDEVIWSRGVLFRKTSIVPYTKITNVDIHQGPLMRRFGIYGLNVQTAGYSVQQAGRSEISIIGVKDHDRLRNLIMENVRRSKRGTPHARPLGTEELMLEELKKIRGLLERMD
- a CDS encoding hydrogenase iron-sulfur subunit — protein: MVKGSQRMGVYICRCGGNIDNSLDTKMLHETASQLENVVHTATVDFACAPETRRSIAEEVKQHKLDRVLIAACSPKLYLKEFQQVIESADGKGCMMEMCNIREQCAWVHFNDRTAATVKAEDMLRMSHDRLLMQSNVDKSNVSQVNKFRCTGCRICESVCNFNAIKVVPDKDFGNSLKANVNINACEGCGACVAACPTAAMDQTCFSNIQIVSQIETFLKNTKMEFPKIVVFSCHWCSYTAADTAGMKRMAMDPHFVVIRTMCSARVDPEWVLKALSKGADGVLVLAGHPGRCHYEIGNLRTRKRMTLLHTYLDQMGFHPDRFHIDYVDSEEVEGYVEAVNSYVGKVKELGPNPVDMSAPIAPKRLEMPWLDIKPPKKWDEGLDL
- a CDS encoding rubrerythrin family protein, with product MKKTIENLAKAFIGESQARNRYTIYAKAARAEGYEQISGTFLETAEQERSHASSLWKMVQSIRAKECLDFPALHVGAEFPAEHGSTAVNLKAAIAGEHYETSSMYPEFADVADEEGYKDVAARLRAIGHAEKHHEERYQALLAQVEAGTVFKKEAKVSWICRECGYEHIGTEPPEKCPSCEHPRSFFQRRSEQY